In Trifolium pratense cultivar HEN17-A07 linkage group LG7, ARS_RC_1.1, whole genome shotgun sequence, a genomic segment contains:
- the LOC123896299 gene encoding stigma-specific STIG1-like protein 1 encodes MALAITLSSATSSEMEEPNSSHQGTSHFFLSRKQNRVSLTCDKYPKVCLVKGSAGPDCCNNKCVNFTRDMFNCGRCGKKCSFPKICCDGKCVNPRSNEKHCGKCGNKCDNRGSCVYGMCSYA; translated from the coding sequence ATGGCTTTGGCTATTACACTATCATCAGCTACATCTTCTGAAATGGAAGAACCAAACTCTTCTCATCAAGGAACAAGCCACTTCTTTCTTTCGCGAAAACAAAACAGAGTCTCTCTTACATGTGACAAATACCCCAAAGTTTGTCTTGTCAAAGGTAGCGCCGGCCCTGATTGCTGCAACAACAAATGTGTTAATTTTACCAGAGATATGTTTAATTGTGGGAGGTGTGGAAAGAAATGTAGTTTTCCAAAGATATGTTGTGATGGTAAATGTGTGAATCCTAGGAGTAATGAGAAACATTGTGGGAAATGTGGTAACAAGTGTGACAATAGAGGTTCTTGTGTTTATGGGATGTGCAGCTATGCCTAG